The following nucleotide sequence is from Microbacterium arborescens.
CGGGGTGGGGGGCAATCCGCTCGCGATGGCCGACCGTGACGGCCTCCTGGAGCGCCTGGCGATCGCGCTGTCGCGCCCGGGCGTCGACGGGGTGCTCGGAACCCCCGACATCATCGACGACCTCGCCCTCCTCGGGTTGCTCGATGACAAGATCGTCGTCGGCTCGATGAACCGCGGCGGGCTGCGGGGTGCGAGCTTCGAGATGGACGACCGCTTCACGGCCTACGACGTTCCGACGATGACGGCGAGCGGGATCGACTTCGCCAAGACGCTGATGCGCATCGACCTCGCCGACGCCGCGACGGCGGACACCCTCGAAGCGACAGCGCGGGCCGTGACGCAGGCCGCAGCCGCCAAGCTCCCCATCATGCTCGAGCCCTTCCTGAGCCGCCGCGTGGACGGGACGGTGGTGAACGACCTCTCCACCGAGGCCGTCATCCACTCGGTCGCGATCGCGTCGGGGCTCGGCGCCAGCAGCGCCTACACCTGGATGAAGCTGCCGGTGGTCGAGGAGATGGAGCGGGTCATGGCCGCGACGACCCTTCCGACGTTGCTGCTCGGCGGCGACAACGGCGCATCGCCCGACGAGACCTACCGCTCGTGGGAGAACGCGCTCGCCCTGCCGGGCGTACGCGGGCTCACCGTTGGCCGCACCCTCCTGTACCCGCACGACGACGACGTCGAAACGGCGATCGACATCGCCGCGCGGCTCGTCCACCCCTGACGCCCGATTCCGAG
It contains:
- a CDS encoding Cgl0159 family (beta/alpha)8-fold protein; amino-acid sequence: MLHRHAHHSRGRGRTDGGRSLSRVDIEAVREARAERPERIARAFAERRRRPLTRGDGRLFIVAADHPARGALGVGGNPLAMADRDGLLERLAIALSRPGVDGVLGTPDIIDDLALLGLLDDKIVVGSMNRGGLRGASFEMDDRFTAYDVPTMTASGIDFAKTLMRIDLADAATADTLEATARAVTQAAAAKLPIMLEPFLSRRVDGTVVNDLSTEAVIHSVAIASGLGASSAYTWMKLPVVEEMERVMAATTLPTLLLGGDNGASPDETYRSWENALALPGVRGLTVGRTLLYPHDDDVETAIDIAARLVHP